One part of the uncultured Bacteroides sp. genome encodes these proteins:
- a CDS encoding arsenate reductase ArsC yields the protein MKILILCTGNSCRSQMAHGFLQSFDKTLEVYSAGTDIAERVNPLAIKAMEEVGIDISQHTPTSVATYLDEEWDYVITVCGGAKETCPMFLGNVGKRLHIGFDDPSHAKGTPEFIWSEFERVRDEIKQRFFDFYQLEIQSSDNLCCGRGCCF from the coding sequence ATGAAAATCTTAATATTATGCACTGGTAATAGCTGTCGTAGTCAAATGGCTCATGGCTTTTTACAATCTTTTGATAAAACGTTGGAGGTTTACTCTGCAGGGACGGATATAGCAGAAAGAGTAAATCCTTTAGCTATTAAGGCGATGGAAGAAGTTGGCATAGATATTAGTCAACATACTCCAACAAGTGTCGCAACTTATTTAGATGAAGAATGGGATTATGTGATTACTGTTTGTGGAGGAGCAAAAGAAACCTGCCCGATGTTTTTGGGTAATGTTGGTAAAAGACTACATATAGGATTCGATGATCCATCGCATGCAAAAGGTACGCCTGAGTTTATTTGGAGTGAGTTTGAACGTGTTAGAGATGAGATAAAACAACGTTTCTTTGATTTTTATCAATTAGAAATTCAATCTTCGGATAATCTTTGTTGTGGTAGAGGCTGCTGTTTTTAA
- the aroC gene encoding chorismate synthase — MFNSFGNILRLTSFGESHGKGIGGVIDGFPAGIRIDMDFVQKELNRRRPGQSTITTSRNETDEVEFLSGIFEGKSTGCPIGFMVWNKNQHSNDYDNMKELYRPSHADYTYNVKYGIRDHRGGGRSSARETISRVVGGALAKLALNQLGIHITAFTSQVGPIKLEKEYKEYDLETIENNPVRCPDQEKAKEMQDLIYKIKGEGDTIGGVVTCVIKGCPIGLGQPVFGKLHAALANAMMSINAAKAFEYGDGFKGLKQKGSEQNDVFFNNDGVIDTHTNHSGGMQGGISNGQDIFFRVAFKPVATVLMEQHTVNIDGVDATLKAKGRHDPCVLPRAVPIVEAMAALTILDFYLIDRTTQL, encoded by the coding sequence ATGTTCAATTCATTTGGTAATATTCTCAGATTAACGAGTTTTGGAGAATCACATGGTAAAGGTATAGGCGGAGTCATCGACGGATTTCCCGCAGGTATTCGCATAGATATGGATTTTGTGCAAAAAGAACTTAACCGGCGTCGACCTGGACAATCCACTATTACGACTTCACGTAACGAAACAGATGAAGTAGAATTTCTTTCCGGGATATTTGAAGGAAAGTCAACTGGATGTCCTATCGGTTTTATGGTTTGGAACAAGAATCAACATTCCAATGATTACGACAACATGAAAGAACTCTATCGCCCTTCGCATGCTGATTATACTTATAATGTGAAATATGGTATCCGCGACCATCGAGGAGGTGGTAGATCGTCCGCTCGCGAAACTATCTCGCGCGTAGTAGGCGGTGCTCTTGCCAAACTCGCATTAAACCAACTAGGCATCCACATTACAGCATTTACATCACAAGTAGGCCCCATCAAGTTGGAAAAAGAATACAAAGAATACGATCTTGAGACCATTGAAAACAATCCGGTAAGATGCCCTGATCAAGAGAAAGCTAAGGAAATGCAAGATCTAATTTATAAAATTAAAGGAGAAGGTGATACCATCGGAGGAGTCGTTACTTGCGTAATTAAAGGATGCCCCATCGGTTTAGGTCAACCTGTATTTGGTAAATTGCATGCTGCACTCGCCAATGCCATGATGAGCATCAATGCCGCCAAGGCTTTTGAATATGGAGATGGATTCAAGGGATTGAAGCAAAAAGGTTCTGAACAAAATGATGTTTTCTTCAACAATGATGGAGTCATTGACACACATACCAATCACTCCGGAGGCATGCAAGGAGGCATTAGCAATGGACAAGATATCTTTTTCCGGGTCGCTTTCAAGCCGGTAGCCACTGTATTAATGGAACAACACACAGTCAATATTGACGGAGTAGATGCAACTCTCAAAGCTAAAGGGCGTCACGACCCTTGCGTTTTGCCTAGAGCTGTTCCCATTGTTGAAGCTATGGCCGCTCTTACAATACTCGATTTTTACCTGATAGACAGGACGACACAATTATAA
- a CDS encoding dipeptidase, whose translation MNNIQNYIKENETKIIEDLFSLIRIPSISAKPEHKDDMMACAQQWRLLLLEAGVDEAIVMPSAGNPIVFAEKKVNPDAKTVLVYAHYDVMPAEPLDLWNSQPFSPEIRDEHIWARGADDDKGQSFIQVKAFEYLLKNNLLKNNIKFIFEGEEEIGSPSLEAFCEEHKELLKADIILVSDTSMLGADLPSLTTGLRGLAYWELEVTGPNRDLHSGHFGGAVANPINTLCKMISSVTDANGRITIPGFYNDVEEVSQAEREMIAHIPFDEEKYKEAIGVKELSGEIGYSTLERNSCRPSFDVCGIWGGYTGEGSKTVLPSKAYAKVSCRLVPHQDHEKISQLFVDYIRSIAPKSVEVKITPMHGGEGYVCPISLPAYQAAQKGFEIAFGKKPLAVRRGGSIPIISTFEKVLGIKTILMGFGLESNAIHSPNENFPLEIFRKGIEAVVEFHLAYQNSPLK comes from the coding sequence ATGAATAACATACAGAATTATATAAAAGAAAATGAGACAAAAATCATAGAAGATTTATTCAGCCTTATCCGCATTCCAAGCATCAGTGCAAAACCCGAACACAAAGATGATATGATGGCTTGTGCTCAACAGTGGAGACTGCTTTTATTAGAAGCCGGAGTGGATGAAGCAATTGTCATGCCATCAGCGGGCAACCCCATTGTTTTTGCAGAAAAAAAGGTTAATCCTGATGCAAAAACGGTATTAGTTTATGCACACTATGACGTAATGCCTGCCGAGCCGTTAGATCTTTGGAATAGCCAACCCTTTAGTCCTGAAATTAGAGACGAACATATCTGGGCTCGTGGAGCTGATGATGACAAAGGACAATCATTTATTCAAGTTAAGGCTTTTGAGTATCTACTGAAAAATAATTTATTAAAAAACAATATCAAGTTCATCTTCGAAGGAGAAGAAGAAATTGGTTCACCTAGCTTAGAAGCATTTTGCGAAGAACACAAAGAATTGCTAAAAGCGGACATTATCTTAGTAAGCGATACAAGTATGTTAGGAGCTGACCTTCCTTCGCTTACCACAGGACTTCGAGGATTGGCTTATTGGGAACTTGAAGTTACCGGGCCCAATCGTGACCTGCATTCCGGACACTTTGGAGGAGCTGTTGCTAATCCCATTAATACTCTCTGTAAAATGATTAGTAGTGTAACAGATGCCAATGGACGTATTACAATACCCGGCTTCTATAATGATGTAGAAGAGGTTTCGCAAGCTGAAAGGGAAATGATTGCGCATATTCCATTTGATGAAGAGAAATACAAAGAAGCCATTGGGGTAAAAGAACTTTCCGGAGAGATAGGATATTCTACATTAGAACGAAATAGTTGTCGCCCATCATTTGATGTATGTGGCATTTGGGGTGGATATACAGGCGAAGGCTCTAAAACAGTATTACCCTCTAAAGCTTATGCAAAAGTCTCTTGCCGACTCGTTCCTCATCAAGACCACGAAAAAATCTCACAACTGTTTGTCGATTATATTCGTAGCATTGCTCCTAAGAGTGTAGAAGTCAAGATAACTCCTATGCATGGTGGAGAAGGCTATGTATGCCCTATATCTCTACCAGCTTACCAAGCTGCTCAAAAAGGTTTCGAGATTGCCTTTGGGAAAAAGCCATTAGCTGTTCGCCGTGGAGGAAGTATCCCGATTATCTCAACCTTTGAAAAAGTGTTAGGAATCAAAACGATCTTAATGGGTTTCGGACTGGAATCCAATGCGATCCATTCCCCTAACGAAAATTTCCCCTTAGAGATATTTCGTAAAGGCATTGAAGCGGTAGTAGAGTTTCATCTCGCTTATCAGAATAGCCCATTAAAATGA